The Xylanibacillus composti genome contains the following window.
AGACATACACAAGCGGCTCGCTTACGTGCCGGGGGACGTCAATTTGTGGCCGAATCTGACTGGCGGAGAAGTGATTGACCTGTTTGTCAAGCTGCGAGGCACGGCCAATAAGAGCAGGCGGGAAGAGCTGATTCAGAGGTTCAAGCTGGATCCGTCGAAGAAGTGCCGTACGTACTCGAAGGGAAATCGTCAGAAGGTAGCGATCATTTCTGCCTTCTCGTCGGACGCGGATCTGTATATTTTGGACGAACCGACATCGGGTCTTGATCCGTTGATGGAGCTCGTCTTCCAGGAGTGCGTCATGGAGGCGAAGCAAGCAGGGAAGAGCGTTATTCTGTCCAGCCATATCTTGTCCGAGGTGGAGCGGCTTTGCGACAAGGTGGGGATTATTCGCGATGGCCGGCTGATTGAGACTGGAACGCTTGCCGAATTGCGGCATCTGACGCGGACGACTTTGCGTGTACAGACAAGGCAGCCTGTTCCGGCGCTGGGGGAGATGAAGGGCGTATATGATTTGGAGGAGGACGGTCTGGACTTGACGTTCCAAGTCGATTCGGAGGAGCTTGGGCAGGTGATGGCGTATTTGAGCGCCTCCGGCTTGGTGAAGCTGGAAAGCGCTCCACCGACGCTGGAGGACTTGTTCATGCGGCATTATGAGGGGAGCGGGCATGCTCCGCAAGCGGGAACGGGAGGCGAACGGTAATGGCCAGCCAATGGTATGCACGCACAGGGCGCCTTGTCCGATTTATTCTGCGGCGTGACCGTTTGCGCATCCCGCTATGGCTGCTGGCTATAGCCAGCCTGACGCTTGTTGTCGCGCAAGCCTTTGCAGGCTTGTATCCGACTGCGTCGGAACGACAGACGATGGCTGAGACGATGCTGAATCCGGCCATGACCGCTATGTTGGGCAAAGGGTATGGTCTGGACAATTATACCCTCGGTGCAATGATGGCTCATCAAATGCTGCTCATGACCGCTGTCGCAGTCGGGATCATGAGCATGCTGCTTGTGGCTCGCCATACGCGGGCCGATGAGGAAGAGGGGCGTATGGAGCTGATTCGCTCCCTGCCCGTTGGGAGACTGTCAAATTTGCAAGCGACGGTGCTGGTCGGCTTCGGCACCAATGCGATACTGGCCCTGCTTGTCGCAGTCGGGCTGTATTCCCTGCGCTTGGAAAGCATGGACCTGGAAGGATCGCTGCTTTACGGGGCAGCATTGGGGGCCGCGGGGATGTTCTTTACCGGGGCCGCGGCCGTCTTCGCTCAGCTTTCCCCAAGTGCTCGCGGCACTATTGGACTGTCCATAGCCGTGCTCTTGCTCGCGTATCTTGTCCGGGCGATTGGCGACGTCACGGATGGTGTGCTCACATGGTTTTCTCCATTGGGCTGGGTGCTCAGCGCGGAAGTGTATGTGAACAACTATTGGTGGCCGGTTATCCTTACGGCTGCTGTCGCGCTCTTGCTCGCGGCGGCCGCATATGGCCTGCACGCCATGCGGGATTTGGAAGCCGGTATATGGCCGGCACGGCCTGGCAGAACCCGGGCATCCGTGTTCTTGCAGAGCCCGCTTGGACTGGGACTGCGTCTGCAGCGAACCGGTCTGATTGCCTGGGCGATCGGCATGTTCGTGCTAGGCGCATCTTACGGCTCTGTGCTCGGGGATTTGGATTCATTCTTCGCAGACAACGCGATCATGAATGAGCTGCTGTCGCAAGCGGAGGGCTATTCCTTGACCGAGCAATTCATTCCGTTTCTAATGATTATTATTTCGATCATATGCACGGTTCCCGGATTGATGGCAATCTTAAAGCTCGGAGCGGAAGAGAAAAAGAACCGGACCGAGCATCTCCTTAGCCGTACGGTCTCCCGACTGCGCATCATGGGCAGCTATGTGGGAATATCCCTGGCGACTGGCTGGATCATGCTTTCTATGGCCGCTATCGGTCTGGGATTAGCCGCATCGGCTGTGATGGAGGAGCCGATTGCACTCGGCGCCTTCTATCAGGCAGCCATGTCCTATTTGCCAGCCGTATGGACCATGATCGGGGTTGCTGTCCTCCTGATCGGCGTGGCCCCGAAGTTTGCCGGTCTGGCATGGGCTTACTTGGGCTTTTCGTTC
Protein-coding sequences here:
- a CDS encoding ABC transporter ATP-binding protein, whose amino-acid sequence is MAVLRTANLTKSFGSFTALNGINIEVNRGEVYGFIGPNGAGKSTTIRILLGILKATSGEATIFGMDAWKDAVDIHKRLAYVPGDVNLWPNLTGGEVIDLFVKLRGTANKSRREELIQRFKLDPSKKCRTYSKGNRQKVAIISAFSSDADLYILDEPTSGLDPLMELVFQECVMEAKQAGKSVILSSHILSEVERLCDKVGIIRDGRLIETGTLAELRHLTRTTLRVQTRQPVPALGEMKGVYDLEEDGLDLTFQVDSEELGQVMAYLSASGLVKLESAPPTLEDLFMRHYEGSGHAPQAGTGGER
- a CDS encoding ABC transporter permease; its protein translation is MASQWYARTGRLVRFILRRDRLRIPLWLLAIASLTLVVAQAFAGLYPTASERQTMAETMLNPAMTAMLGKGYGLDNYTLGAMMAHQMLLMTAVAVGIMSMLLVARHTRADEEEGRMELIRSLPVGRLSNLQATVLVGFGTNAILALLVAVGLYSLRLESMDLEGSLLYGAALGAAGMFFTGAAAVFAQLSPSARGTIGLSIAVLLLAYLVRAIGDVTDGVLTWFSPLGWVLSAEVYVNNYWWPVILTAAVALLLAAAAYGLHAMRDLEAGIWPARPGRTRASVFLQSPLGLGLRLQRTGLIAWAIGMFVLGASYGSVLGDLDSFFADNAIMNELLSQAEGYSLTEQFIPFLMIIISIICTVPGLMAILKLGAEEKKNRTEHLLSRTVSRLRIMGSYVGISLATGWIMLSMAAIGLGLAASAVMEEPIALGAFYQAAMSYLPAVWTMIGVAVLLIGVAPKFAGLAWAYLGFSFFVVYLGSLLQFPVWLGNLSPFAHASQLPVEEMDYTQAFLLLLVAGLLIAAGMLGYRKRDIHG